AAAAGCATACTCTCATAATTTAAGAGCCAAAATTAGTAACTTCAGGTTCTCTCGGAATACCACCAGAATAGTAAATTTATCAAGTATCTCAAAGTGCCGCATCCATGGTAACTCTCATGCGTGCTAAAAAGGCTTTATATAATCCTAATTGAGGTTTCTGTCTCCTGTTATATTATTAACTTTCCTCTAGCTATGTTCACATGATGAAATGCAGAAATGACATAATCAAGAAACAGAGGGAAAAAAGGAAAATTTGATATAGTTCTTAGGGACATCTTAGAGTGGGATCTAGTAGGAAATGTACGAAAGCCAACATTGCATAGCATAGTACTATAGGAGTAAAAGATAAAAGTAGAATGTAACTTTGATCAGGATAATCTCAAGAGGTTATAATTTTAGGTTCATTACTTCTGTCAGCTGACAGCAATATAATCTTCAGGATTATAATGAGTTAACTGCATTACAGAGGGATTATAGTATTAGAGCAATGCAATATAACAAACCATACAACAGAGACATACAATTGTGTCAGAAGAAATTTGATAGATGGTTAAATAGTGATTAAAATAAGTTAAAGAAAATCATATTAAGCTGCTTTAGAATTATTCATGAAAGACCTTACTTCTACACCTGTTAGAAAGATTGATATAGAATAGGTGTATTCGTAAGTGAAAGTTAATGTAATTTGCCCAGACATCTACGGGCAGCTCATGAAGAAGCTGGATTCTCCGGTATTACCAGATGACACAGTTGAAAAGTCACCGACGACTTAAGAGTAAATGTAGACATGACAATATAGTACCTGCATAATGCTTTCCAACTTGCTCTGAAGATCACGATATTCTCGATTGATGTTTCTTAATATCCGCAAACACCTACAGAGCCAAGGGGAAACGTTTTGTCAGATAACCACTTAGACGTTTGGAATATGTTATATGAAAACAATGAAATATTATTTGCAAATCAATGACTGTTTTACAATTTTGTCCATTATATCAACTTCAACTTGAAATAGAGAATTTGAAGTTTGAAAACTGGTTTGAGGACAAACTTCAACTTTTATCCAACTGAAGTTCATGTCCGGACacaatttttttttccaaataCTCTATTTCAACTTCAACTTCAAATACTCAGTTGTTTCAACTTCACCCAAATATAGTCCAAACGGGACGTCTTCGTGATATTTGCAAATTAGGATGACCAACAAGATGATTCTCACAGAGGGTGGTTAATGATTTTTCTTGTTAGAGAAAGCACACTCCTATCATGTAAATCTATGCTTTGAAAAAGAAAAGATTCCAAATGGTAATGAAATTCTAACCATAATAAGAAAAGTTAATGCTGAAACGATTCTACGTCACAAAAAAAACCAAGCAACAAGATTAGTACCATTCTGATCATTGCAAAATGATTAATACATCCTCTCTCACAACTAACATCCACACAGATGTAGGTCAAAAACCACGCAGACAAGTATGCATGAGGATACAATAGAGTAACCCACTCGGACAACCACCACTTCCAGTAACCAGAACAGCCAAAACTTCATTGAATTCTAGATCTTCCTATGAGGGAACATAGAATGCAGGTGACATGTCACCCAACACAATACTAAATGACTCGAGACATTTAAcgtctttctcttttctttcctttttttgtgCATTAAGGGAAAGAAAAAGCTTTTGATGCAGACAATTCTGGCAAAAGGAAACAGGTGTATCTCTCAGGTAAAAGTCTAAAGTCCATGGATATGCACCTGACTTCCTCAAGAAAACTACCCCAAGGTGTGCTCCTGAGTGCCCTCAAACAATTAAGCTTTCTCCTTAATCCCTCAAACAATTAAGCTTTCTCCTTAATCTCATAATATAATTACTAGTTACCTCCAGACAGGACCTTATAGATAAAATAGATGGATCCACtcaatctttctttcttttttacttttttcaacTGAAATGTAGAGTGTTCTAATATATCATGCACCAAGCAGGGATTTGAATCCAGGATTTTTAAGGAGTTTTCTTCACAGAACCTTTCTGTCCTAATCAGAAAAATAGTTGCGAGAAACAGTCATCCACCTTTAACAtgaaaggaaacaagaagcagAAGAGCTCACCAGCAAAGGTTCCAATTTTTTTCTCCTGGACTATGCTGAATCTATACACATCTTCAGAATACCTTGAACAAAtgtttgattttcttttttctttatatatataatcTCTACTAATATACATCACATCTTAAAAGAGTCCGCCCTTGTCTCTCAATCTTAATATTAAGTGAAAAGAAACAATATATAAAGCAAGATCACAGTTGTGCAATATTCTTACATGAATAAGAAAGAACGTTTTCTTAAACATCTTTTCCCACATCTAGACCCGCACTATATCCTAAAGTTGTTCTTAAATAAAGTGCTCATACATCTTGTAAAAGCCCTGTCTCCCAGCCTTATCACAAGAAGGAAAAAGAAGCAATAATAAGCATCACACTGGTTATGCAGTTTGCTTACATGTAGAAGAACCTTTTTAAACATTCTTAGCCCACgtgaaaaactagaattacaaTTTGTCCTCCTTTTGTCAGCATAAGTGTTAAACAGAGTGAGTTGCTAGATTTCTTTTTTCCATGAAAGGAAAATGAAAGTAAAAGATTAAGGGGTTCAATGGCCATAAAATGCATGGGGTTGCAGGCAAGATGAAACTCaattttccttttcttatatTTGCCTGTTCAAGGGAATGCATTCTAAACTGTCTACCTAAATGGAAGCTATGGTAACAAAAAGCCAAGTACAATTAAGTTCTCTAAACCATTAGTTTTCCATCTCCATCAAAACTAAATCAATGCCAGTGAGATACCACAAGATCCCTACATTTTTTAGATGAATAAGGACATGTATTAAACAGCTTCCAATTCAAACAGATTACCTAACAAGCAAGTCAATCGTAAAACCTAAAGAACAAGGAGTTGTATACAAATATCAAGCTGATGAAGAAACAATCATACTCATCCTTGGATTTCTTGTCAACAGCCTTGGAAAAATCAGAACATACATTCGTAATCTTACAGGCTCCAAGGCTGCAAAATAAGTTGAGCAGTATCATTAGAATCATTCCTATAGCAAGTAATTATAGAGGCAAAGGCTAACCCAAGATTCCAGCTGTGGCATATTCAACAAAAGATTGATGATCCACTTGCAGAGAGTTTTCCGTGGAAAAAGTATTGATAAATCCTCGGTAAGATATGAGAGATAGTAATGTTTAGattaaaaaaattacaaaacGGCTTCTTTCTGATAAAACAAAATCAATCAACTATGCCTCGTCGCAAACTAGTTAGTGTTTCCTATTTGAATCCTCTCTGCCCATTCTGTGTTAATGATGCAATGTATATAACTTTTAGACCGTGTTGCAAATATCAAGTATCTAAATAAGCTTTAAGTGGAAGAACATTTATGGCTACTTTAACAAAATACAACTTACCATGCAGAACTTCCTTTCAGCTTGATACAATGCTCAATTAAAACATCAAAGTCCACAACTGGTGACTCACTAAAATTAAAGAAAGAAAGTAACACAAATCAACAACTGTAGGTCAAAACATATCAACACGACAAGAACATACAGGGCCTCAGCCATGTCACGCATAACAGTGCGAGCATCGGATAAAAAGCTTGGAATTAGCTCCAGGAAGAAATAAGGACCGTTGTCCTCCTTCAACGAGTAGCAAATTTGGAAATAGCTATCAACCAAACCCTGCAAAAGTCATCCCCAATGATTGATATACCTTTAACATTTCCACGTCATTTAATAATACAAAAACTCAAGCAAACACCTCAAAGAAGGATCTTTGTCTTTACGTGAACCTAGAAAAACTACTAATGCACATAAATTTTAAGCCTACACTGTAGATTTCTACGAGGATAAGCATTGACACAACGACGGAATTACTCAATGTCTCAATAGTGACATGTAAGTCACCGTTTCAAGGCATTAAAACAGCCTCTTTGCTAAATGCAAGACACGGCTGCAAAATGTTATTAGTCCACTCTCCGCTTACCACACTAATCGAGGAGGAATTTGTGCAAGAGCTATTTAAGAGTTAAGACAATAGACAATTCAGGTTCaaaaattagaagaaaaaaattATACTCCTTcctctgttccaatttatgtaGCATATTTTCCTTTTTAGTATATCCAAAAAGGAATGTCATACTTTCTTATATagaaataatttaaatttaaatttctcattttacccttaatgcaATGCCACACAAGTGTCTATGGCTTGTTCATaaaccacaagttttaaaagctTTTCTTTCTCTCTTAAACTCTATGCGCGGTAAAACAATGCCATATAAATTGGGAAAAGGGGGAATAGAAAACTACCAGAAAATGCAGTGTCATTGGTATACCTCATCCTCAAGGGACTGAATGCGGTCAAGTAGTTGTTGAACGAGTGCGCCTTTATCCATTTTCTGGCAATTGGAAACCTAGAAATAGCAGAGAAAAATGAGAGTTGCTGTGACATTAAGAGAGAGACCAAGCGTAGCACATATAATTAAACTGTAATCTCTGTCTCTAACCATATCATTAAACTTATACCAAAAAAACAAGAAATAAACACCTTACAAAAGGATCTCTTCAGTAGATGAACTTTGACTAAATTTTACAATGAAAAATAATTGGATTCTaactaaaacaaaaaagaattaaGTACTAGCAAACATAAAGGATTAACTATAGAGCTTCTCTATACGTAACTTGAAGATCACATGTTTGATGCACTGTAACGGCCTTCACGCATAAATGCAAGTGAGAATTTAAGGTTCGAAATTACAGAAttactgtaaaaaaaaaaaaaaatgtttctAGAATATGCAGTGCAAATGACGTACCTCATTTTCGAGAGACTGATAGATATCACCAAGTAGTTGTTGGCTGAATACGTCATCATCCATTTTCTCGCATTCCATATCCTAAAAACAGCACAAAAACGTGTATATCTttcacaaaacaaaaaaaaaaaaaaggaaaaatgatATGGTAGAAAGTTCTAGAAAGTTCGGACGCCATTGACGTACCTCTTCTTCCATTGACTCCTGGACACGATCAAGGAGTTTGTGATTGAATGCTTCTTTATTATCCATTTTCATcaattaaaaactcaaaaattgcAGAGGAAACTGAAGCTGAGTTGTGTAACATCTCTTTATATACAAAATTGACACACAGATTTCATGAATATGGTGGTTTTGGTAAGAGGTTGAAGGAGACAAATTAAACAGCTTAATTCTTCCCAAAACCCTATAGTTTGGCTGTTGCGTTTTCTGTTTGGTTCAAATTTTTGGCTCTCTAGCAGCAGGCTATTTATTGTTGCCTTATATGGAAGAAAATGACGAAACTGATTAATGACCGTCTTTCGAACtctatttttccttttttggttTTACTTCTCTCAACCTTATtcaattatttttccttttttgcttTACCAAAGTCAAGGAAAGTAACCTGAATTCTGAATTTTAGAAcaataattttaatatttatatatagtTAATTGGATTTAAATATTAATAATTGGGttctaaatttattttttaacacAAATATACTATTTGAACAAAAGCTACTGGATTCGGCTGAACACATATTTCAGCTTCTAGCTCCGCCCCGTTAGCTGCCATGGATATGGAAATCAAAGCTAGAAGAAGAATCTGGAAGAAGAGGAAATCAGAGAAGAGCTACATGCATTTCTGAAAAACTAAACAACTATACAGAGTCGACTACTACTTATAACAACCTAACCGACTTACTTAACTTTCAACTAACTAACTCTCTAACTCTAGTTTAATATTACATTAAAATTAACCACAGTTAGCTACTAGATTATTGCTCAGTTGCTGATTAACAATCCCCCTCAAGCTGATGGTTGATACAAGTTCTTCAACCCTAGTTTGTTCGGCAGCTGTTCATGTTGAGCTTTTCCCAAACCTTTGGTAAGTATATCTGCTAGTTGGTCTTCAGTATTAACATACTCAGTTTTTAGCAGACCTTGACTCAGCTTCTCTCTCACAAAGTGGCAATCTATGTCAATGTGTTTTGTCCTCTCATGAAAGATTAGATTTGCTGCAATTTGGATTGCTGCTTTACTATCACATGTCAGAGTTATAGGGAGTTCAACTTTGACACCAAGTTCACTAAACAGTCCTACTAGCCAGGTGACTTCTGCTGCGCATGATGCCATGCTCCTAAACTCAGCTTCTGCAGAACTTCTGGATAAAGTACTCTACTTCTTGGATTTCTAGGATATCAATGCACTTCCAAACTTTACCAAATACCATGTGACTGATCTCCTAGTTTGTATACATGCCCCCCAGTCTGAGTCACAATAGGCACTTAATTGATTTGCAGATTCTGCAGGCAAGAACAACCCCAGTCCAGGAGCCTCTTTTATGTACTTTACAACTCTTAGTGTTGCTTCCATGTGAGAGATTTTAGGACAATGCATATACTGACTAATAACCTGAACTACAAATGCAATATCATGTCTTATCATAGTGAGATACAACAATCTTCCAATGAGCCTTTGATAAGCACCAGGATTGTTAAGAACTTCATCTACCTGAGTGTTGTCATTCTTGAAGCAGTTATCATACTCCACTAAAGTTAACTTCTGATTCAGCTCTAGTGGTGTTCCAGCTGGTTTTGCACCACTCAAACCTGACTCAGAAATTATCTCTAAGGCATATTTTCTTTGACACATAAGGATTCCTCTCTTGGACCTTGCAAACTCAATCCCTAAAAAGAACTTAAGTTCTCCtagatttttcattttgaacCTCTTCTTGAGGTCTGATCTAGTACTACATAATAGTTGTTGGTTGCTCCCAGTGATCAGaagatcatcaacatataccaataTGACAACTATATCATCCCCAGCCTTCTTTGTAAACAAAGAGTAACCATAGTGACTTTGTTGAAAACCCATGTTGAGTAGAGCTTATGTCAGCTTCATATTCCACTGTCTAGGTGCCTGCTTAAGCCCATAAAGGGACTTATGTAGTTTGCAGACCTTCCTATAAGTCTCCCCCTGTCTAGCAAACCCCTCAGGCAATTGCATATAGACTTCTTCAGTGAGATCTCCATTGAGAAAGGTATTGTGGACATCCATTTGAAAAATCAACCAATGTCTTGAGGCTGTTAAGGCAATAACAGACCTAACAATCACTATCTTGGCCACAGGGGAGAAAGTTTCTCCATAATCCAAGTCTTCTTTCTGGCTATAACCTTTAGCCACTAGCCTGGCTTTAAACCTCTCTACTTCACCAAATGCTTTGTACTTAATTTTGTAAACCCACCTGCAACCAATAGGAGTCTTCCTAGATGAAAAATCTACAATACTCCAAGTGTGATTATCCTCAAAGGCTGCAATTTTCAACTTCATTGCTGTTATCCACTTAGGATCAGCTGCAGCTTCTTTGAAGGAAGTTGGTTCTGAAATAGCTGAATAGGTTGCAAGAGCTTTCTTATAGGATGGAGTGACATGAGAGTAGTCCACATAGGAAGAGATAGGATAAGTGCATTTAGAGCCTTTAGAAGTAGTGACATAGTCTTGCAGCCACAGAGGTGGCTTGCTTGGTCTAGATGATCTTCTGTGTTCTGTAGGAATCTCATCAGCTTGTTGAGGAAACACAAGTGTATTATGACTGAGATCACGCAATTGACCAACAACAGACGGAGTTGTAGAAGCAGCTTCTTCTGAGTTTGTTGCAGAGTGAGGGGCTCCCTGAGAAGAGTGTGCAGGCAACTGATTTGAACTAGTATCAATGGACACTTCTATTACTTGTGGTGTAGGGGAAGGAGAAGTGATTTTGCTCAGAGTAGGAGATAACAAATCTAGGATAGGGAATACAGGAGTTCCAGTAGATGTTGCATGCTTGAAGGGAAAAATATTCTCTTGAAACACAACATTCATGTTGACTATGAATGTTCTTGAATGCAAAGTGTACAACAAATACCCATTTTGAGTGGAGGAGTATCCTAAGAACACAACAGGTATTGCTCTGGGTGAGAACTTATCCAGCACTTGAGGTATGGTGGCATAACATAAACAGCCAAAAACTTTGAGATGAGGCAATGAAGGAGGGTGCAAATACAGCATCTCAAATGGTGATTTGTATCCAACAACTTTAGAAGGCAGTCGATTAAGTAAGTATACTGTTGTAGCAACACATTCTCCCTAAAATCGTAAAGGTACAGCAGGTTGGAATCTGAGTGATCTAGCTATTTCCAAGATGATCTTGTGTTTCCTTTCTGCCACCCCATTCTGTTGGGGTGTAGAAACACATGTGCTTTGATGTAAAATACCAAGACTAGATAGTAGACTCTTAAACTCAGTACTGAAAAATTCACTTTCATTATCAGTTCTTAGAACTTTTACAGCAGTAGAGAAGACATTTTTTGCTTGATTAAGAAAATCTCTTAGAACTACAATAACATCTGACTTAGAGTGTAGTAAGAAGATCCAAGTATACCTCGTATAGTCATCAACTATTGTGATAAAATATCTCTTACCATCATGTGTGGGCACTCTATAAGATCCTCATATATCACAGTGAACTAGTTCAAACACTAATTTTGTAGTGGTACTGCTTAGCTGGAAGGGCAACTTAGTTTGTTTGGCTACAGGACAGACAGTACAATGATGAGAATCAATTGTTGTGAGTTTGCTTAGTGTTTATACTCTCTTTATTATATCTAAAGGAGCATGTCCTAACCTTCTATACCACAAAGTGCTAGAAATAGAAGTACATGAAGATACTGACATAGTATTTACTGTGTTAACATACTTATTTGTTGCCTGATGTAGATCTTGTTTTGAGGTGCCTCCTTGCAGAACAACCCATGTTCTTCTCTACCAATCCCCTTCACCTGACCACTGAAGAGGTCCTAAAAAATACAGAAGTCAGGGAAGAATCCAACCATACACTTTAGCTCCTTAGTGAGTTTTGAGACTGATAATAAGTTAAACTTAAAGTCAGGAATGTACAGAACATTAGAGATCTCCTGGTTACTTAATACAGAAGTGCAACCTGTGTGTGACACTGACACAACATGTCCAGTAGGCAAATATACTTTGTTTGCCTCTATATTTGGAAGTGGTATATGAGTATGTAGCATCTCTAAACTTGAAGTCATGTGATTTGAAGGCCCGGTGTCAACTATCCACTTACTATTGACACATTGAGACATAAAAGCATTCGCATGATTTAGAATACCTGTTGCAGCAACTTTGTTGGATGTGTCTGATCCTTCTGAGCTCCCTTTAGAAAGTAGATGAATAATTTGTTGATATTGCTCAGGAGTGAAAACAGGAGCTGGATGTGACATCTACTGAAAAGAGCAGGTTGACTCATTATCTTTCTACACATGTAATTTCTACATTGCCTGCATAATTGGCATATTGTCCAGGACTAACTCCTTTTCTTTTGGTCTTGAAGTCAGAAGGATATCCAATCAATTTGTAACAATTTTCTTTTGTATGTCCCTTATAGTGACAGTATTCACATTAAACTTGGCTCTTTTTGGATTTATAATTTCCAGCATTATTCACATTCTTACTGCTATACATGGCTGTACTCTCCAAAGCCTCAGTAACCTGAGCAACTTGTGTTGTGCTTGTGAGGTTTCTTTGACTTTCATGATCTACTAACAAAGAATAAGCTTTGTTTATACTAGGGAGAGGGGACATCATCATGATCTGACTCCTTGATTGAGAGTAGGACTCATTCAACCTAATGAAAAATTGAAGAAGTCTTTGATACTCAAAGTGTAAAGCATACTGTTTAGATTCAGGACAAGGACAAGGCATGAGGGTATCAAACTCATCCCACAGCTCTCTAAGCcttgagaagtagtcagttgcagtCATAGTACCTTGGGTTAGTGTGTGAATTTCTCTGTGCAAATACAGTATTCTTGAACCATTTACTTTATCAAACCTCTCTTTCAAATCCTTCCAAACTTTATGAGCACTAGATGCATACAAGACACTACTCAACAACCCTGGTCTCACAACATTCATTATCTATAAGAGAACTATAGCATTAACTTTCTCCCATAGATCATGAAGCCCAGGCTCAAATTTAGACTTAGGAAATTTGCCATCGACAAAACCTAGTTTACTTTTACCTAGCAAGCCAATTCTCATTGCACGACTCCACAAGGCATAATTGTCTGATCCAGTAAGTTAAAGAGAAATCAGAGAACTACCTGGTGTATCTGTTAATTGCAGGTAAAAAGGGTGGTTGTGATCGATGGTAGGAAATGTAGTAATTCCAGCAGTGAAATTACCAGTAGTTAAGGTTGTGGTAGTGTGTTCATCTCCAATCGCCATTATTGACTAAGAAATAGCTTCAGAGTAAGTAGCTAACAAACCCTATCTTCAATCGAAGGTTACTCTAGCTCAATTCAGCACTCAATTGCAGAATTGAAGTAACAGAGAAGACGAGATGTGCTCGCAAATTAGCTTAGATTTCAaccagctctgataccatgttagctGCTATGGATATGGAAATCAAAGCTAAGAAAAAGAATCTGGAAGAAGAGGAAATCAGAGAAGAGCTACATGTATTTCTGAAAAACTGAACAACTGTACAGAGTCGACTACTACTTATAATAACCTAACCGACTTACTTAACTGTCAACTAACTAACTCTCTAACTCTAgtttaatattatattaaaattaatCACAGTTAGCTACTAGCTTATTGCTCAGCTGTTGATTAACACGCCCCTGTTTCAAACTAATTTGAATAGCACATATGAATAGATAAACTACTAATAGGCCCTACACTACGCAAAATCGGGTTAATAAAGTCAATACGTTTATAATATAGGATAGTTCTCCATTTCATAGCGAAATTACTAATATCGACTCTCAAGTATTCATAAATAGCAGGATGAGTACATGCAAAATCATTATCTCAAATAAAAGGGTAATCCTATAGATAAACTTTTGGTAAGAAAGCTTTTTTTAATGGACTTAACGAGACGCGAATTCAAATTAATCAAATTAATGAATTTCGAATACTTGATATCTCTCCATTTCATGACAATCATTAATATCAACTCTCAACTTTTTATAAATAGAAGGAATGATGACTATATACATGCAAACTCATTACCTCACATAAAGGGTAACATCATCCAATGAATAGAATATTAGAATAAAAGAATTACCAGCTTGGAGAAAAATGTTATGCAATCTAGACTGATAAATATGTTACCATGTATAAAGCAATCTACCAACAAATTATTTGTAATCAGCTGTCCCGCCTTACTTATAAACAAGGCCCCGTAAGTGAGTAAAAGtcaaaattaataattattttacAATTTAGGATCCAATTCACAATTTATgtgaataatttattttaaaacaaaTCTTCTTCTAAGACCCCTTTTAAAACTCATTTCCCTATTAACAACCTAGTGCAACTTTAATATATCAATCATTGGTGTGGCAATTACGCCTAATATGGTAGCATATGCAGTTCTATTCATGAATATCAAGTGAAAAAATTAGATTAATGCACTAATAGTGTAAAAATTCTTTTATATTATTAATGCGTTTTCACATACTACATCAAATTATTTACTCTATTTTCTAGATAACTAGTTATATCAGACTAGCAATAAACAGTTACATATATATAATGACTATACAATGCTGGTGAAACTCTTATCATTAATAATAATCAACATAATCATCACAATTATCATAAGATGAGACAAAGTCTCTAGTTTTGAAATATTGGGGAATATGAGGTGGGGTTGTACATCTCAAGAGTGCCCAATTCACACCATCAAAGAAAGGATGTTGTTTAATTGTTGTGGCCCCCATTGTGGACCCCATTCTCATGGTAGGGTCCTTAACCAAAAGTTGAGTGATCAAGTCCTTAGTCATGGTTGGAACTATTGGTTCCTTAGGGAACTCAAAGGGTCGAGCCACAATGTTTGAGAGAGTGAACTCATTGTCAAGCCCTCTAAAAGGCGTCACACCGTATAACAATTCATACATGAAAATCCCTAGCGTCCACTGCATTGCCATGGCCTTCCCCTGACACAATTTCTGGGGCCAAGTACTCGTGGGTTCCAACAAATGACATCGATCGCGCCTCGATTGGCTCAGCTACCATCCTGAGGGGCCGTTGaatcgttcttcttcttcttcttcgcctGTGTTTAGAGTACAAGCACGAGACATGTGGCACGATACAAT
This sequence is a window from Nicotiana tomentosiformis chromosome 5, ASM39032v3, whole genome shotgun sequence. Protein-coding genes within it:
- the LOC104110509 gene encoding histidine-containing phosphotransfer protein 2-like isoform X1 → MKMDNKEAFNHKLLDRVQESMEEEDMECEKMDDDVFSQQLLGDIYQSLENEVSNCQKMDKGALVQQLLDRIQSLEDEGLVDSYFQICYSLKEDNGPYFFLELIPSFLSDARTVMRDMAEALESPVVDFDVLIEHCIKLKGSSACLGACKITNVCSDFSKAVDKKSKDECLRILRNINREYRDLQSKLESIMQLEKEIVSADSSES
- the LOC104110509 gene encoding histidine-containing phosphotransfer protein 2-like isoform X2; protein product: MKMDNKEAFNHKLLDRVQESMEEEDMECEKMDDDVFSQQLLGDIYQSLENEVSNCQKMDKGALVQQLLDRIQSLEDEGLVDSYFQICYSLKEDNGPYFFLELIPSFLSDARTVMRDMAEALLGACKITNVCSDFSKAVDKKSKDECLRILRNINREYRDLQSKLESIMQLEKEIVSADSSES
- the LOC108947565 gene encoding uncharacterized mitochondrial protein AtMg00810-like, with the translated sequence MGFQQSHYGYSLFTKKAGDDIVVILVYVDDLLITGSNQQLLCSTRSDLKKRFKMKNLGELKFFLGIEFARSKRGILMCQRKYALEIISESGLSGAKPAGTPLELNQKLTLVEYDNCFKNDNTQVDEVLNNPGAYQRLIGRLLYLTMIRHDIAFVVQVISQYMHCPKISHMEATLRVVKYIKEAPGLGLFLPAESANQLSAYCDSDWGACIQTRRSVTWYLVKFGSALIS
- the LOC138893072 gene encoding uncharacterized protein, which gives rise to MAIGDEHTTTTLTTGNFTAGITTFPTIDHNHPFYLQLTDTPGLLSSVLYASSAHKVWKDLKERFDKVNGSRILYLHREIHTLTQGTMTATDYFSRLRELWDEFDTLMPCPCPESKQYALHFEYQRLLQFFIRLNESYSQSRSQIMMMSPLPSINKAYSLLVDHESQRNLTSTTQVAQVTEALESTAMYSSKNVNNAGNYKSKKSQV